Proteins from one Drosophila gunungcola strain Sukarami chromosome 3R, Dgunungcola_SK_2, whole genome shotgun sequence genomic window:
- the LOC128258859 gene encoding uncharacterized protein LOC128258859: protein MSVSDLIGAIEAIPKITVSTVSPETSSIFLDAPEWLTESYLQDALRKYYKDQRIRINWVKVNPALGKGENYGGVLTRVKAHFTRSDGSTQLGHYIVKSTFKGNDFAQNTMEPYDIFNREMTIYEQVLPKQKALLQEIGDAEQIFAETMAVDIDNSALIFEDLNARGFVMPDRLAGLDLKLARMVLRKLAKMHATSAVLNEREDGSLEGYDRGFFNRYTENYAPAFVGMFQAATRRVAQWPGYEKCAEKMEALVPIYMELGKRIFDITPGHINVLAHGDLWTNNVLVKYDKETGEPMDVIIIDFQYTAWGSPALDLFYFLNTSLEFDLHQNHQEQLIAYYFGIFTDTLRKLQYQDRVPSLHQFHQQLHQKKFYAAHTSISVFPIQRNVETADADFNALMENNQRAINFKNACYKNPISQRILRELLPGFVAEGLLDVYQ, encoded by the exons ATGTCGGTTTCGGATCTGATTGGTGCCATTGAGGCCATCCCTAAAATCACAGTATCTACAGTATCTCCTGAGACGAGTTCGATTTTTCTGGATGCCCCCGAATGGCTAACGGAAAGCTATCTGCAGGATGCCCTGCGAAAGTACTACAAGGATCAGAGGATCAGGATCAATTGGGTTAAGGTTAATCCTGCCTTGGGAAAGGGCGAAAACTACGGTGGAGTTTTGACCCGCGTGAAGGCTCACTTTACACGCAGCGATGGATCGACCCAACTGGGTCACTACATTGTAAAGTCCACCTTCAAGGGCAATGATTTTGCCCAGAATACCATGGAGCCCTATGACATCTTCAATAGGGAGATGACCATCTATGAGCAGGTCCTGCCCAAACAGAAGGCACTGCTCCAAGAGATTGGCGATGCCGAGCAGATCTTTGCCGAGACCATGGCCGTGGATATTGATAACTCAGCTTTGATTTTCGAGGATCTGAATGCTCGTGGCTTTGTGATGCCAGATCGTTTGGCGGGATTGGACCTGAAGCTAGCCCGAATGGTGCTCCGAAAGTTGGCCAAGATGCATGCCACATCGGCGGTTTTAAATGAGCGTGAGGATGGAAGTTTGGAGGGTTACGATAGAGGGTTCTTCAACCGGTACACTGAGAACTATGCGCCTGCCTTCGTTGGCATGTTCCAGGCGGCCACTCGTCGTGTGGCCCAATGGCCAGGATATGAGAAGTGTGCCGAGAAAATGGAGGCTCTGGTGCCCATCTACATGGAACTGGGGAAGCGAATCTTTGACATCACCCCAGGTCACATTAATGTCCTGGCTCATGGCGATCTGTGGACCAATAATGTGCTGGTCAAGTACGACAAAGAAACAGGGGAGCCCATGGATGTGATTATCATTGACTTTCAATACACGGCTTGGGGATCGCCAGCTCTCGATCTTTTCTACTTCCTGAACACCTCCCTCGAGTTTGACCTGCATCAGAACCATCAGGAGCAGCTGATTGCCTACTATTTCGGAATTTTTACGGACACCTTGAGGAAGCTGCAGTACCAGGATAGAGTTCCCAGTTTGCATCAGTTCCACCAGCAATTGCACCAGAAGAAGTTCTATG CTGCCCACACCTCCATCTCGGTGTTTCCTATCCAGCGAAATGTGGAGACTGCAGATGCCGATTTCAATGCTCTAATGGAAAACAACCAGCGAGCCATAAACTTCAAGAATGCCTGCTATAAGAATCCGATTTCTCAGAGGATTTTAAGGGAACTCCTGCCCGGATTTGTAGCAGAAGGATTGCTCGATGTATATCAATAA